A single region of the Lactobacillus xylocopicola genome encodes:
- the pstB gene encoding phosphate ABC transporter ATP-binding protein PstB, protein MDNLEQARHIKTFSEDDCAIYTQDLSVFYGGTIQKLFEVSLGFKKNTITALIGASGSGKSTFLRSLNRMNDRVARVDGQIMFHDLNVNQKKVNVYELRKAIGMVFQKPNPFPKSIRENIVYALKANGQQDKQKLDQIVEESLRAAALWDEVKDKLDQSALALSGGQQQRLCIARAIALKPEVLLLDEPASALDPVSTAKLEDTLKQLRKKYTMVMVTHNMQQASRISEYTAFFHLGHALEYDTTTNIFTNPQGEITEKYIQGSFG, encoded by the coding sequence ATGGATAATTTAGAGCAAGCACGGCATATTAAGACCTTCAGCGAAGATGACTGTGCGATTTATACGCAAGATTTGTCGGTTTTCTACGGTGGTACTATCCAAAAATTATTTGAGGTTAGCTTAGGTTTTAAGAAAAACACTATTACTGCCCTCATCGGGGCATCGGGTTCAGGGAAGTCAACTTTCTTGCGGTCACTCAATCGGATGAATGACCGGGTTGCCCGGGTCGATGGTCAGATCATGTTTCATGACCTTAATGTCAACCAGAAAAAGGTCAATGTCTATGAACTACGCAAGGCAATTGGGATGGTCTTTCAAAAGCCCAATCCTTTTCCTAAGTCAATCAGGGAGAATATTGTTTATGCGCTGAAGGCCAATGGTCAGCAGGACAAGCAAAAATTAGACCAGATTGTTGAGGAGAGTTTGCGGGCCGCCGCCCTCTGGGATGAGGTTAAAGACAAGCTTGACCAGAGTGCATTAGCCCTATCGGGTGGTCAACAGCAGCGTCTGTGCATTGCTCGGGCAATTGCACTCAAGCCGGAAGTTTTGCTGTTAGATGAGCCGGCCAGTGCCCTTGATCCGGTTTCAACGGCTAAACTGGAGGACACCTTGAAGCAGTTGCGTAAGAAGTACACGATGGTTATGGTAACCCACAACATGCAGCAGGCCTCACGAATTAGTGAGTATACTGCCTTCTTCCACTTAGGGCACGCCCTTGAATATGACACTACTACCAATATTTTTACCAATCCTCAAGGTGAAATCACGGAGAAGTACATTCAGGGTAGTTTTGGATAA
- the pstA gene encoding phosphate ABC transporter permease PstA, producing the protein MNSKKTNRIATGVIYFLVGIVILLLVGIIGNILISGLPHLSWHFLTATASSFEAGGGVRDQLFNSLYLLLLTLLISFPIALGAAIYLAEYAGDTWLTQLIRTTIEILSSLPSIVVGLFGYLLFVVQFGLGFSIIAGALALTFFNLPILTSNIEEAIKGVPQTQREAGWALGLSNWKTIRGIVLPAALPGIITGVILSAGRVFGEAAALIYTAGQSGSTVDYSNWNPFSPTSFLNVMRPAETLAVHIWKVNTEGIIPDVNLVSAATSALLVIVVIMFNFGARALGNWLYRRLTAAKIK; encoded by the coding sequence ATGAATTCAAAAAAAACTAACCGGATTGCTACGGGCGTCATTTATTTTCTGGTGGGCATTGTTATTCTGCTATTGGTTGGAATCATTGGCAATATTCTCATTTCAGGCTTGCCCCACCTGTCCTGGCACTTCCTGACCGCGACAGCCTCTTCTTTTGAAGCAGGCGGCGGTGTCCGCGACCAACTTTTTAACTCGCTGTACTTGTTGCTACTCACTTTGCTAATCTCTTTTCCGATTGCACTGGGCGCGGCCATCTACTTGGCTGAATATGCTGGTGACACCTGGTTGACGCAGTTGATCAGAACTACCATTGAAATTCTGAGTTCGCTACCATCAATTGTCGTCGGACTATTTGGCTACCTGTTATTTGTAGTTCAATTCGGTCTCGGCTTTTCTATTATTGCGGGCGCGTTAGCACTGACCTTCTTCAACCTACCAATCTTGACTAGTAACATTGAAGAAGCAATCAAGGGCGTGCCTCAGACCCAGCGTGAGGCTGGCTGGGCGCTAGGTCTTTCTAATTGGAAGACTATCCGAGGCATTGTTCTGCCAGCAGCTCTTCCTGGCATTATCACGGGCGTAATTTTAAGCGCCGGCCGCGTCTTTGGTGAAGCGGCGGCTCTGATTTATACTGCTGGTCAGAGTGGGTCGACCGTCGACTATTCCAACTGGAACCCGTTTAGTCCGACCAGCTTTTTAAACGTGATGCGGCCAGCCGAAACATTGGCAGTGCATATCTGGAAGGTTAATACGGAAGGCATTATTCCAGATGTTAACCTTGTTTCAGCCGCCACTTCGGCCTTACTGGTAATTGTGGTAATTATGTTTAACTTTGGCGCACGCGCCCTGGGCAACTGGCTTTACCGCCGGTTAACCGCGGCTAAGATTAAATAA
- a CDS encoding cyclic-di-AMP receptor: MKLIIAIVQKEDAGRLQGAFAKEGIRATKLATSGGFLSEGNTTFLIGIDEKHVNQVLRVIKEESKGREEYLNPSIGLNGFDLSSQPVKVSVGGATCFVLPVEDFKQF; this comes from the coding sequence ATGAAATTAATAATTGCGATTGTTCAAAAAGAAGATGCTGGCAGGCTGCAGGGTGCTTTTGCCAAAGAAGGTATTCGGGCAACTAAGTTGGCGACTTCCGGAGGCTTTCTAAGTGAAGGAAATACGACTTTTTTGATTGGAATTGATGAGAAGCACGTTAACCAGGTTTTGCGGGTAATCAAGGAAGAGTCAAAAGGGCGCGAAGAATATCTGAACCCAAGTATTGGCTTGAACGGCTTTGACCTCAGTAGTCAGCCGGTTAAGGTGTCAGTTGGCGGTGCCACCTGTTTTGTCCTGCCTGTAGAAGACTTTAAGCAGTTTTAA
- a CDS encoding YaaL family protein: MARRVKQMGDDQLIATIAKLQEEIAVQKSLDLTTLDMSDNNIVARKILRAKYSFLYDEARIRHTRFSGFTNAISE; encoded by the coding sequence ATGGCACGTAGAGTAAAGCAAATGGGCGATGACCAGTTGATCGCAACGATCGCCAAGCTACAAGAAGAAATTGCGGTCCAGAAGAGTTTGGACCTTACTACGTTGGATATGTCAGACAATAACATTGTTGCCAGAAAAATTTTGCGGGCGAAGTACTCTTTTTTATATGACGAAGCCCGTATTCGACATACCAGATTTAGTGGGTTCACCAATGCGATATCTGAATAG
- a CDS encoding YbaB/EbfC family nucleoid-associated protein gives MSKKPNFGAMGGMNMQQMMKQAKKLQEQMAQEQQTITAQEFVGKSAEDLVVATFSGDRKLKKVDINQAAIDPDDPDMLQDLIIDAVNKGLAAIDDATQSSLGKYTKGMI, from the coding sequence ATGAGTAAGAAACCTAATTTTGGTGCAATGGGTGGCATGAATATGCAACAAATGATGAAACAGGCTAAAAAATTGCAAGAGCAAATGGCCCAGGAGCAACAAACCATTACAGCACAGGAATTTGTCGGCAAATCTGCAGAGGACTTAGTCGTGGCCACTTTTAGTGGGGATCGTAAACTTAAAAAGGTGGATATTAATCAAGCTGCCATTGATCCAGATGACCCAGATATGCTCCAAGACTTAATCATTGATGCGGTTAATAAGGGCTTGGCGGCAATTGATGATGCGACCCAGTCGAGTTTAGGTAAATATACGAAGGGTATGATCTAA
- the rplJ gene encoding 50S ribosomal protein L10, with product MSKAAIAEKEKLVDAIAEELKAAKAVLVINYLGLTVEEVTNMRKELRDNDVKMKVIKNTYLRRAAAKAGMEGLNDTFVGPTAVIYTDNAEDVTEPARIVSKYEDDFDVLEIKGGMLEGKVTSKEEIKSLAAIPGREGLLSMLISVLQAPVRNVAYAVKAVADSKDEAAE from the coding sequence TTGAGTAAAGCTGCTATTGCTGAAAAAGAAAAACTCGTTGATGCGATTGCTGAAGAACTTAAGGCTGCCAAGGCCGTTTTGGTAATTAACTACCTTGGGTTAACGGTTGAAGAAGTAACTAACATGCGTAAGGAACTTCGTGATAACGATGTCAAGATGAAGGTTATCAAGAACACATACCTTAGACGTGCTGCTGCTAAAGCTGGCATGGAAGGTCTTAATGATACTTTTGTTGGTCCGACTGCTGTTATCTATACTGATAATGCAGAAGACGTTACTGAACCAGCCCGGATTGTTTCTAAATACGAGGATGATTTCGACGTTCTTGAAATTAAGGGTGGTATGCTGGAAGGTAAGGTAACTTCGAAAGAAGAAATCAAATCTCTTGCCGCTATCCCTGGACGCGAAGGCCTGCTGTCAATGCTTATTTCTGTATTGCAAGCACCTGTTCGCAACGTCGCATATGCTGTTAAAGCTGTTGCTGATTCAAAAGATGAAGCTGCAGAATAA
- the phoU gene encoding phosphate signaling complex protein PhoU: MHEIFLDELKKLNTRFMELGVLVNDLIDKGTRSFVDHDKKIAQEMIAEDKEVAKEAIKIEKKALSLMALQQPVATDFRVVISILKATTDLERIGENANSIAVETVRVKGNPRIADVETIISQMTHQVRTMLIQVLTAYVQEDEQTARAMVSGHQEVYADYKKARKLIIDGVEKDPNAAVASASYFVIIRLLERISDHIVNIASWVIYKTSGELFELMESGKK, from the coding sequence ATGCACGAAATATTTTTAGATGAATTAAAGAAGTTAAATACCCGGTTTATGGAATTAGGGGTCTTGGTCAATGACCTAATTGACAAAGGGACGCGCTCGTTTGTCGACCACGATAAAAAGATTGCCCAAGAAATGATTGCCGAAGACAAGGAAGTTGCCAAAGAGGCGATTAAGATTGAAAAAAAGGCCCTGTCGCTAATGGCTTTGCAGCAACCGGTCGCCACTGACTTTCGGGTTGTGATTAGTATCTTGAAGGCAACTACGGACTTAGAACGGATTGGCGAGAATGCCAACAGTATTGCCGTTGAAACGGTTAGGGTGAAGGGTAATCCGCGGATCGCTGACGTAGAGACCATTATTTCGCAAATGACGCACCAGGTACGTACGATGCTGATCCAGGTTTTGACCGCTTATGTTCAAGAAGACGAACAGACGGCTCGAGCAATGGTCAGTGGCCACCAGGAAGTGTATGCGGACTATAAAAAAGCGCGCAAATTGATTATTGATGGTGTAGAAAAAGACCCCAATGCTGCGGTCGCCTCAGCCAGTTATTTTGTCATTATCCGGCTGCTAGAGAGAATTAGCGACCACATCGTCAATATTGCTAGTTGGGTTATTTACAAGACCTCAGGGGAATTATTTGAACTGATGGAAAGTGGTAAGAAATAA
- the dnaX gene encoding DNA polymerase III subunit gamma/tau, translated as MAYQALYRKWRPRTFDSVVGQEDITNTLKNAIKRGTISHAFLFAGPRGTGKTSCAKIFAKALNCTNLQDGEPCNECANCQAADKGAMADIMEIDAASNNGVDEIREIRDKVKYAPTQGKYKVYIIDEVHMLSLGAFNALLKTLEEPPEHVVFILATTELQKVPATIISRTQRYNFKRISASKLQERMQYILDQEKVKYDDQALAVIAQVADGGMRDALSILDQLLSYETDRVEYRAALEITGFAAKEKIEQILLALLHRDTSGALTLAQSQLQEGASSKNILTELIDLATQALLAVKTGGQTERKFLNEDFFSKVADIPPERYFGLIAAANTALGNLRYTNQQQIPLEVFLVESTTPLANTPAAAANKPGEKPGADDLQAEVTALKKQVVDLTTKFTAWGKQHGKSSEQIFHLDDHSSSPVKQTRPVKQADKAASSPQRVKNAPRQDQQNRKQVYHVLENATKQDLQAIKAVWPDLQSVLAVSQRALLDVLEPVAASPDQVVMKCKYALWFEKASSDDDLLAILTEQIAKFAQHEYEIVLVPDKDWFTVRQEFLQTHREELRSKSKTSATDEKQSEVNNDNDNEVVQQAKDLFGDTVNVKD; from the coding sequence ATGGCTTATCAAGCGTTATACCGCAAGTGGCGGCCACGAACCTTTGACAGTGTCGTTGGTCAGGAAGATATTACCAATACGCTAAAGAACGCAATTAAGCGTGGCACGATTTCGCATGCATTTTTGTTTGCCGGACCGCGTGGGACGGGCAAGACTTCGTGTGCTAAGATTTTTGCTAAAGCCCTGAACTGCACTAACCTGCAAGATGGTGAGCCTTGCAATGAGTGTGCCAACTGTCAGGCGGCGGACAAGGGTGCAATGGCGGACATTATGGAGATCGATGCGGCTTCCAATAATGGGGTAGATGAGATTCGGGAAATTCGCGACAAAGTCAAGTACGCGCCGACCCAAGGAAAATACAAGGTCTATATTATTGACGAGGTGCACATGCTCTCGCTGGGAGCCTTCAATGCCCTACTCAAAACATTGGAAGAGCCGCCCGAACACGTTGTTTTCATTTTAGCGACAACGGAATTACAGAAGGTGCCAGCGACGATTATTTCGCGGACGCAGCGCTACAACTTCAAACGTATCAGTGCGAGCAAACTGCAGGAACGGATGCAATATATCTTGGATCAGGAAAAGGTTAAGTATGATGACCAGGCCTTGGCCGTAATTGCTCAGGTAGCCGATGGCGGGATGCGGGATGCGTTAAGTATCCTGGACCAACTGCTAAGTTACGAAACAGACCGGGTTGAGTATAGAGCCGCCTTGGAAATAACCGGTTTTGCCGCAAAAGAAAAAATTGAACAAATTTTGCTGGCACTTTTGCATCGGGATACCAGTGGGGCCCTGACCCTTGCTCAAAGTCAGTTGCAGGAGGGGGCCAGCTCCAAGAACATCTTGACTGAACTTATTGACTTAGCCACCCAGGCCTTGCTAGCTGTTAAAACCGGCGGTCAAACTGAACGTAAGTTTTTAAATGAGGATTTTTTTAGCAAGGTGGCGGATATACCGCCAGAACGCTATTTTGGTCTGATTGCAGCAGCTAATACGGCCTTGGGCAATTTGCGCTATACTAACCAGCAGCAGATTCCCTTAGAGGTGTTTCTGGTTGAAAGCACCACCCCCTTAGCAAATACACCGGCAGCAGCGGCCAACAAACCAGGTGAAAAACCGGGAGCTGACGACTTACAAGCTGAAGTGACGGCCTTGAAAAAGCAAGTAGTTGATTTGACCACCAAGTTTACGGCTTGGGGTAAGCAGCACGGAAAAAGCAGTGAGCAGATCTTTCATCTCGACGACCATAGTTCAAGTCCGGTCAAACAGACTAGGCCAGTTAAGCAGGCGGATAAGGCGGCTAGTTCGCCCCAACGGGTCAAAAACGCCCCCCGTCAAGATCAGCAAAATCGCAAGCAGGTCTATCATGTATTGGAAAATGCAACCAAACAAGACTTGCAGGCTATTAAAGCAGTCTGGCCAGACCTGCAGTCTGTTTTGGCTGTTTCACAACGGGCCCTGCTTGATGTGCTTGAACCGGTAGCGGCGAGCCCTGATCAAGTAGTGATGAAATGCAAGTATGCCCTCTGGTTTGAAAAGGCCAGTTCTGATGATGATCTGCTGGCAATTTTAACTGAACAAATTGCCAAATTTGCCCAGCATGAATACGAAATTGTGCTGGTTCCTGATAAGGATTGGTTCACGGTCCGCCAGGAGTTCTTGCAAACCCATCGCGAAGAACTAAGGAGCAAGAGCAAGACGAGTGCAACTGACGAAAAGCAGTCAGAAGTTAACAATGACAATGACAACGAAGTTGTGCAGCAGGCTAAAGACCTCTTTGGCGATACTGTCAACGTTAAGGATTAA
- the recR gene encoding recombination mediator RecR, which translates to MQYPAPLAHLIDSYLKLPGIGEKTATRLAFYTLDMPTEDVHNFSTALNAVKEKLRRCSICGNITEEDPCSICADQNREQSTIMVVEQPKDVMAFEEMGEYNGLYHVLHGVLSPMDGIGPEEINIKSLILRLQKQDKVKEVILALNSTPEGEATAMYIGKLIKPAGLKVTRLAAGLAVGSDIEYANSITLKRAVQGRTSI; encoded by the coding sequence TTGCAATATCCAGCACCGCTTGCGCATTTAATTGATTCTTATCTGAAATTGCCTGGTATTGGTGAAAAGACGGCGACCCGTTTAGCTTTTTATACGCTCGATATGCCAACTGAAGATGTTCATAACTTCAGCACAGCCTTAAATGCGGTCAAAGAAAAGCTACGGCGGTGCTCTATCTGTGGCAACATTACAGAAGAGGATCCCTGTTCCATCTGTGCCGACCAGAATCGTGAGCAGTCAACAATTATGGTTGTTGAACAGCCTAAGGATGTCATGGCTTTTGAAGAGATGGGCGAGTATAACGGCCTTTACCATGTGCTGCACGGAGTCTTGTCACCCATGGATGGGATCGGTCCAGAAGAAATTAATATCAAGTCACTGATCCTTCGTTTGCAAAAACAGGACAAGGTGAAAGAAGTGATTTTGGCGCTCAATTCGACCCCAGAAGGAGAAGCGACGGCGATGTACATCGGCAAATTGATTAAACCGGCTGGCCTTAAGGTGACTCGTCTGGCCGCCGGGTTAGCAGTCGGCAGTGACATTGAATATGCTAATTCAATTACCCTGAAACGGGCAGTACAAGGGAGAACGTCAATCTAA
- a CDS encoding DNA polymerase III subunit translates to MAIEISERSARPAAFLRQALDQHKLAHSYLFCAANGRAALNTAYWLACLFNCTGQNKPDGSCQNCRQIIAGNHPDVLLVGPEGKQSLGIDQIRLLKEELAKSPVQSSTRFFLVNEAQKLTLPAANALLNMLEEPIAPVVTILITTNLDQILPTIRSRSQIINFGASDQERDKSAWLIDNGFNDSEVAELGDTAKLDQATKYFYQELVEGSPLALVSAHKLAELAKSKPEQKYLVLWLKERAQKDLNGESQEEGARMLKYLLEIDRLQYSNVSFRNILDYLALQWKR, encoded by the coding sequence ATGGCAATTGAGATTTCTGAGCGCAGTGCCCGACCAGCCGCTTTTTTGCGGCAGGCATTAGACCAGCATAAACTGGCACACAGCTACCTATTCTGTGCTGCCAATGGGCGCGCGGCGCTGAACACGGCTTATTGGTTGGCCTGCTTGTTTAATTGTACTGGTCAAAACAAGCCAGACGGAAGCTGCCAGAATTGTCGTCAAATTATTGCTGGCAACCACCCTGATGTTTTACTAGTTGGTCCAGAAGGTAAGCAGAGTTTAGGAATTGACCAAATACGGTTGTTGAAAGAAGAACTGGCTAAGAGTCCAGTGCAAAGTAGCACACGTTTCTTTTTGGTTAATGAGGCGCAAAAGCTCACTTTACCAGCGGCCAATGCACTGTTAAATATGCTTGAAGAGCCAATAGCACCAGTGGTTACGATTCTTATTACGACTAATCTTGATCAGATTTTGCCCACGATTCGCTCACGTTCCCAAATTATCAACTTTGGCGCAAGCGACCAGGAAAGAGACAAAAGTGCCTGGCTGATCGACAATGGCTTCAATGATAGTGAAGTTGCTGAACTAGGCGACACGGCTAAGCTAGACCAGGCGACCAAGTACTTTTATCAAGAGCTGGTAGAAGGCAGTCCCTTAGCTTTGGTCAGTGCGCATAAGTTGGCCGAACTGGCTAAGAGTAAACCTGAACAAAAATATCTGGTACTTTGGCTGAAGGAGCGCGCCCAAAAAGATTTGAACGGTGAAAGTCAAGAGGAAGGGGCAAGGATGTTAAAGTATTTGCTTGAAATTGACCGGCTGCAGTATAGCAATGTCAGTTTTCGTAACATACTCGACTATCTTGCCCTGCAGTGGAAACGGTAG
- the tadA gene encoding tRNA adenosine(34) deaminase TadA has protein sequence MDLSSAAKKKYMELAFAEAKKAQDLHEVPIGAIVVNANGEVVGAGFNHRELDQDATQHAELIAIRQACATLGTWRLLDCSLFVTLEPCPMCAGAIINARLKQVVYGAADPKAGAAGSVVNLFDVAKFNHHPQIIRGMYRDEASQMLKKFFQEIRRQQKQQKLISDSGENNKNTTN, from the coding sequence ATGGATTTGTCAAGTGCTGCAAAGAAAAAATACATGGAACTAGCCTTTGCCGAGGCTAAGAAGGCCCAAGACCTGCACGAAGTCCCAATTGGTGCTATTGTAGTAAACGCTAACGGAGAAGTTGTGGGGGCCGGCTTTAATCACCGGGAGCTGGATCAAGATGCGACTCAGCATGCCGAGCTGATTGCCATCAGACAGGCTTGCGCTACTTTAGGCACTTGGCGGCTGTTAGATTGCAGCCTATTTGTTACCTTGGAACCGTGTCCGATGTGTGCTGGCGCCATTATCAATGCCCGGCTTAAGCAGGTGGTTTACGGGGCTGCCGATCCTAAAGCCGGGGCAGCTGGCAGTGTAGTCAACCTCTTTGATGTGGCCAAGTTCAACCACCATCCGCAGATTATTCGGGGCATGTATCGGGATGAAGCGAGTCAGATGTTGAAAAAGTTTTTTCAAGAAATTAGACGCCAGCAAAAGCAACAGAAACTTATCAGTGACAGCGGTGAAAATAATAAAAATACGACAAATTAG
- a CDS encoding class I SAM-dependent methyltransferase has protein sequence MTETKNQMYFESNPTSKHDEHVVDYQVNGIDLKFTTDAGVFSKLQVDYGTGVLLKQMVGLDFPPCNILDVGTGYGPLGLFAAKFWPEQTVEMVDVNERGLNLARQNAAVNNIANVLIYSSNVYEEVAASKKFGLIVTNPPIRAGKAVVTSILSGAKNHLVEKGILLVVIQKKQGEPSARKLLQATFGNCSILVRDKGYYVLQAVNN, from the coding sequence ATGACTGAGACAAAAAATCAAATGTACTTTGAAAGTAATCCAACCTCCAAGCACGATGAGCATGTGGTTGACTACCAGGTAAATGGAATAGACCTGAAATTCACAACTGACGCTGGAGTCTTTTCGAAGTTGCAGGTTGACTATGGGACGGGCGTTTTGCTTAAGCAGATGGTAGGGCTTGATTTTCCGCCTTGCAATATTCTCGACGTCGGAACTGGGTATGGCCCTTTAGGCCTCTTTGCGGCTAAGTTCTGGCCTGAGCAGACGGTCGAAATGGTCGATGTTAACGAGCGGGGACTTAACTTAGCCCGGCAGAATGCCGCAGTGAACAATATTGCCAACGTGCTAATTTATTCTTCCAATGTTTATGAAGAAGTTGCTGCCAGTAAAAAGTTTGGCCTAATTGTTACTAATCCGCCAATTAGAGCTGGGAAAGCGGTTGTTACAAGTATTTTGTCCGGAGCCAAGAACCACCTGGTTGAAAAGGGCATTTTACTTGTCGTAATCCAAAAGAAGCAGGGTGAACCGAGCGCACGTAAGTTACTGCAGGCCACTTTTGGCAACTGTAGCATTCTGGTGCGGGACAAGGGCTATTATGTTCTGCAAGCGGTGAATAATTAA
- the tmk gene encoding dTMP kinase: MKSFFISFEGPDGSGKSTVLEQVVARIGPRLKTQYLVTREPGGSVIAEKIRQLILDPTNEKMAAKTEALLYAAARSQHMGETIIPALKSGKVIFADRFVDSSLAYQGVGRKLGIFPVKQINDFATSKIEPDLTLFLDVKPAVGLARIAKVRAGQKDRLEQEQLTFHEQVYQGYQEVKQAYPDRIKVVNASGPLEQVVEACVKIIANQIPTELLKDGF; the protein is encoded by the coding sequence ATGAAAAGTTTTTTTATCAGCTTTGAGGGGCCTGACGGTTCTGGTAAAAGCACCGTTTTGGAGCAAGTGGTGGCGCGCATTGGCCCCAGGCTTAAAACACAATATCTAGTGACGCGTGAACCAGGCGGTTCAGTGATTGCCGAGAAAATTCGGCAACTTATTTTGGACCCGACCAATGAAAAAATGGCGGCCAAGACGGAAGCCTTACTTTACGCGGCTGCGCGTAGTCAGCACATGGGTGAAACAATCATTCCGGCTCTCAAGTCGGGTAAAGTGATTTTTGCAGATCGGTTCGTTGATAGTTCGTTAGCCTACCAAGGTGTGGGACGTAAGCTGGGGATTTTTCCAGTCAAGCAAATTAATGATTTTGCGACGAGTAAGATTGAACCGGATCTGACTCTTTTTTTGGACGTTAAACCGGCAGTTGGCTTGGCCAGAATAGCTAAAGTTCGGGCGGGGCAAAAAGATCGCCTGGAGCAAGAGCAATTGACTTTTCACGAGCAAGTTTACCAGGGTTATCAAGAAGTTAAGCAAGCATATCCTGACCGGATTAAAGTAGTGAATGCGAGTGGACCACTTGAGCAAGTGGTCGAAGCTTGTGTTAAAATTATCGCAAACCAGATACCAACAGAGTTGCTAAAGGATGGATTTTAA
- the pstB gene encoding phosphate ABC transporter ATP-binding protein PstB yields the protein MTNVMEAENVKLNYGKYEALHGITLAFPDRKLTALIGPSGCGKSTFLRCLNRMNDDIDNIKIRGRITLEGKNIYDHHLDLVALRKRVGMVFQQPTPFPFSVYDNVAYGLRVAGVRDKDLIDQRVEESLKQAAIWEETKDNLQRNAMAFSGGQQQRICIARALAIRPEVVLLDEPTSALDPISSAEIEETLTGLKQKYTFIMVTHNLQQASRVADQVAFLMDGNLIEVGTTEEMFMAPKKEITSNYLNGRFG from the coding sequence ATGACAAATGTGATGGAAGCCGAAAACGTTAAATTAAATTACGGTAAGTATGAAGCACTACATGGAATTACCCTTGCTTTTCCCGACCGGAAGTTGACGGCTTTAATTGGACCTTCCGGCTGTGGTAAGTCGACTTTTCTGCGCTGCCTTAACCGCATGAACGACGATATTGACAACATCAAGATCAGGGGCAGGATTACGCTGGAAGGTAAAAATATTTATGATCATCACCTGGACTTAGTTGCTCTGCGTAAACGGGTCGGGATGGTCTTTCAGCAACCGACGCCATTTCCTTTTTCGGTTTATGACAATGTAGCCTATGGACTGCGTGTGGCTGGCGTTAGGGACAAGGACCTGATCGATCAACGGGTGGAAGAGAGCCTGAAGCAGGCCGCCATCTGGGAAGAAACGAAGGATAACTTGCAACGGAATGCCATGGCCTTTTCTGGCGGCCAGCAGCAGCGTATCTGTATTGCTCGAGCCCTCGCAATTAGACCCGAAGTGGTGCTACTTGATGAACCAACTTCGGCCCTTGACCCGATTTCCAGTGCCGAAATTGAGGAAACTTTGACCGGCCTAAAGCAGAAATACACTTTTATTATGGTGACACACAATCTGCAGCAGGCTAGCCGGGTAGCCGACCAAGTGGCCTTTTTGATGGACGGTAATCTGATTGAAGTGGGAACAACAGAAGAGATGTTTATGGCACCTAAAAAAGAAATTACTAGTAATTATCTTAATGGTCGCTTTGGATAG
- the rplL gene encoding 50S ribosomal protein L7/L12, whose amino-acid sequence MALDTEKIIEDLKNASILELNDLVKAIEDEFGVTAAAPVAAAGAAGGDAAAKSSYDVELTEAGQEKVKVIKVVRDLTGLGLKDSKDLVDGAPKNVKEGVSEDEANDIKAKLEEVGASVTLK is encoded by the coding sequence ATGGCTTTAGATACTGAAAAGATTATTGAAGACTTGAAAAATGCTTCAATTCTTGAATTAAACGACCTGGTAAAGGCGATTGAAGATGAATTTGGCGTTACTGCTGCTGCGCCTGTTGCCGCAGCTGGTGCTGCTGGTGGCGATGCTGCCGCTAAATCATCATACGATGTTGAATTGACTGAAGCAGGTCAAGAAAAAGTTAAGGTTATTAAGGTTGTTCGTGATCTCACTGGACTTGGCCTTAAGGACTCAAAGGATCTTGTTGATGGCGCTCCTAAGAACGTTAAGGAAGGCGTTTCTGAAGATGAAGCTAACGACATTAAAGCTAAGCTTGAAGAAGTTGGCGCTTCTGTAACGCTTAAATAG